A stretch of Desulfotalea psychrophila LSv54 DNA encodes these proteins:
- the uvsE gene encoding UV DNA damage repair endonuclease UvsE, translating to MIRLGLCCIFREEPIRFRQTTATALKKTSRREQLEKLSSICLKNLLSLSKALEWVIAHEIGAFRVSSPLFPRFTHPGVGYQLNELPDHKALITQCDKIRTRRKESDIRLSLHPDQFNVLSSPHSEVVKNTIKELEYQGLLAELIGADVINIHGGGVYGDKALALGRLRDNFTLLSARVQTRLTLENDDHSYTPADLISVCDDMKIPFVYDVHHHRCLPDRLSIKNATTECVRSWNNIGREPLFHISTALNGYGSSKPQPHADFININDFPQEWLHLDATVEVEAKAKELAVLRLKNDLNLLGKNVH from the coding sequence ATGATTCGACTGGGATTATGCTGTATATTCCGTGAAGAGCCTATCCGCTTTCGCCAGACAACTGCTACAGCACTAAAAAAGACGTCAAGGCGGGAGCAGTTAGAAAAGCTCTCCTCTATTTGTTTGAAAAACCTACTGAGCTTAAGTAAAGCGTTAGAGTGGGTTATAGCACATGAAATAGGAGCTTTTCGTGTTTCATCTCCGCTCTTTCCGAGATTTACCCATCCTGGTGTTGGTTACCAACTGAATGAGCTGCCGGATCACAAAGCACTCATCACGCAGTGCGATAAGATACGTACACGCAGGAAAGAATCAGATATTCGATTAAGCCTTCACCCTGATCAATTTAATGTTCTCTCTTCTCCGCATTCAGAAGTTGTAAAAAACACCATTAAGGAACTGGAATATCAAGGGTTACTAGCAGAACTTATTGGGGCGGATGTAATAAATATCCATGGTGGAGGAGTGTATGGTGACAAAGCCCTTGCCCTTGGAAGACTAAGAGATAATTTTACATTGTTGTCTGCAAGAGTTCAAACTCGGCTCACCCTTGAAAATGATGATCATTCTTATACGCCTGCTGATCTGATATCTGTTTGTGATGATATGAAGATCCCATTTGTGTACGATGTACACCATCATCGATGTTTGCCTGATCGGTTATCGATTAAAAATGCTACGACTGAATGCGTAAGAAGCTGGAATAATATTGGTCGTGAACCATTATTCCATATTTCTACAGCTCTCAACGGGTATGGTTCTTCAAAGCCTCAACCTCACGCTGATTTTATAAATATAAACGATTTCCCGCAAGAATGGCTTCATCTGGATGCAACAGTCGAGGTTGAAGCAAAAGCAAAAGAGTTGGCTGTACTCAGGCTTAAAAATGACCTCAATTTATTGGGGAAAAATGTACATTAA
- a CDS encoding DUF3833 family protein, translating into MSGEDHYGNVLNWQYQLNLKVDDSTWKINFDDWMFLLNDDMLINKATMSKFGFEVGEITIIFRK; encoded by the coding sequence ATATCGGGGGAGGATCACTACGGAAATGTGCTCAACTGGCAGTACCAATTAAATCTAAAAGTCGATGATTCTACCTGGAAAATAAACTTTGACGATTGGATGTTTTTATTAAATGACGATATGCTCATTAATAAGGCTACCATGTCAAAATTTGGATTCGAGGTCGGTGAGATAACAATCATCTTCCGAAAATAG
- a CDS encoding NAD(P)/FAD-dependent oxidoreductase: protein MEFFDIVIIGAGPAGLACAKEAGKRGYSVLVLERNGQIGRKVCAGGITWNGLMRHMPGFATERDFAKQHLFSRYQSCCIEADHPIVATLNREHLGRSMAEQAQEAGAVIRTEEQALQIGAEKITVRERKTGRDYSVAFKYLVGADGSSSLVRRYLGQPVKHIGLGLNFQIRGRAEKMEWHLRPDLFVNGYAWIFPHQNTISIGAYADRSIFSPTELKRRFLVWAKAQGYGLEQERCTAGYINYDYRGYRFGSDNNIFLTGDAAGLASGLTGEGIYPAIVSGIAVAEEIAGCKDHPELEAVIKSQRMQRRILDISGRGQVLATLLSEAMTLGMRSKILKFDTVEMAGTSSIKK, encoded by the coding sequence ATGGAATTTTTCGATATCGTCATAATCGGGGCAGGCCCGGCAGGACTTGCCTGTGCAAAAGAGGCAGGTAAGCGGGGCTACTCTGTCCTTGTTTTAGAGCGTAATGGCCAAATTGGTCGCAAGGTCTGTGCCGGTGGCATTACCTGGAACGGCCTTATGCGACATATGCCGGGCTTTGCCACCGAGAGAGACTTTGCCAAACAACATCTCTTCAGCCGCTACCAGTCCTGTTGCATTGAAGCAGATCATCCCATTGTTGCCACCCTTAATCGGGAACATTTGGGCAGGAGCATGGCCGAACAGGCGCAAGAGGCCGGAGCCGTTATTCGCACGGAAGAACAGGCCCTGCAGATAGGGGCTGAAAAAATAACTGTCCGGGAGAGAAAAACAGGAAGGGACTATAGCGTAGCCTTTAAATATCTGGTCGGGGCGGACGGATCTTCCTCCCTGGTGAGACGGTATTTGGGCCAGCCGGTAAAGCATATAGGCCTTGGTCTCAATTTTCAGATCAGGGGCAGGGCCGAGAAGATGGAGTGGCATCTGCGCCCCGATCTCTTTGTTAACGGCTATGCCTGGATCTTTCCCCACCAGAATACCATCTCCATTGGCGCCTATGCAGATAGGAGTATTTTTTCGCCTACAGAGTTGAAGAGACGTTTCCTTGTCTGGGCCAAAGCTCAGGGCTATGGGCTGGAGCAGGAGAGGTGTACGGCGGGATATATTAACTACGACTATCGGGGCTATCGCTTTGGCTCGGATAATAATATCTTCCTCACAGGAGATGCGGCGGGTCTGGCCTCGGGACTTACCGGCGAGGGTATCTATCCGGCAATTGTCTCCGGTATTGCCGTGGCAGAAGAGATCGCTGGCTGCAAAGACCACCCCGAATTAGAGGCAGTCATTAAGAGTCAGAGGATGCAGCGCCGAATTTTGGATATCAGCGGCAGAGGTCAAGTGCTTGCCACCCTGCTCTCGGAGGCAATGACCCTTGGTATGCGCAGTAAAATTTTAAAATTTGATACAGTTGAAATGGCTGGGACATCATCCATAAAAAAGTGA
- a CDS encoding iron-containing alcohol dehydrogenase: MAKFIVPKEIFHGLGTLENLKGLKGSKAVIVIGGSSVQKNGALERTQNCLSEANIESVVFSGVEADPSIETVLKGAEFFTEEQPDVIVGLGGCSAIDAAKAMWVFYEYPESKLEELSAPFAVKALRNKAYFVAIPSTSGTGTEITGLSVITDREKGTKYPIVSHELTPDVAIIDGELCASMPKHVTANTGLDALSHGVEAYASNIADRYSDSLAKGSIDLVFKNLLIVVEEPKNLEARQAMHDASCMAGMAFTNVWLGIVHSMSHQIGGTFGIPHGCGNAILMPNVIRFNSKVTDKYADLAALSGKSTAEEFAQEVSNLRASAGVVGSLKEYGIGEKEWEAKLDTLTENALNDPCTLFNLRKPTFEEIKAIYQACYDGTAINF, translated from the coding sequence ATGGCGAAATTTATTGTTCCAAAAGAAATATTCCACGGCTTAGGCACTCTTGAGAATCTTAAAGGGTTGAAAGGCAGCAAAGCAGTTATTGTCATTGGTGGTAGCTCAGTTCAGAAAAACGGAGCTCTGGAAAGAACTCAGAACTGCCTCTCTGAAGCAAACATTGAATCTGTTGTTTTCTCCGGTGTAGAAGCTGATCCATCTATTGAGACAGTTCTTAAAGGAGCAGAGTTCTTCACCGAGGAACAGCCCGATGTTATTGTCGGATTGGGCGGATGTTCAGCCATCGATGCTGCTAAAGCAATGTGGGTTTTTTACGAGTATCCTGAGTCAAAGCTTGAAGAATTGTCAGCTCCATTTGCTGTTAAGGCCCTGCGTAATAAGGCTTATTTCGTTGCAATTCCCTCAACAAGCGGTACAGGTACAGAAATCACCGGTCTTTCCGTAATTACAGACAGAGAGAAAGGTACAAAATACCCTATCGTTTCTCACGAGCTGACTCCTGACGTGGCTATTATTGATGGCGAGCTTTGCGCTAGCATGCCTAAGCATGTAACTGCAAATACCGGACTTGATGCCCTGAGCCATGGCGTGGAAGCTTATGCCTCAAACATTGCCGACCGTTATAGCGATTCTCTGGCCAAAGGTTCTATTGACCTGGTATTCAAGAATCTCCTCATTGTTGTAGAAGAGCCCAAAAACCTGGAAGCCCGCCAGGCAATGCACGATGCTTCCTGCATGGCAGGTATGGCATTTACCAATGTATGGCTGGGAATTGTTCACTCCATGTCACATCAGATTGGTGGAACTTTCGGTATACCTCATGGTTGTGGTAATGCTATTCTTATGCCTAACGTCATCCGTTTCAATTCCAAGGTAACAGATAAGTATGCCGATCTTGCAGCTCTGTCCGGCAAATCAACTGCTGAAGAGTTCGCCCAGGAAGTATCAAACCTCCGAGCATCTGCAGGTGTTGTAGGGTCACTCAAAGAGTATGGTATTGGTGAGAAAGAGTGGGAAGCAAAGTTGGATACTCTGACTGAGAATGCACTGAACGATCCCTGTACCCTTTTCAACCTCAGAAAACCTACGTTTGAAGAGATCAAGGCAATCTACCAGGCATGCTACGACGGAACAGCGATTAATTTCTAA
- a CDS encoding SDR family NAD(P)-dependent oxidoreductase has product MKIVITGATSGIGRQLAMDYHAEGHEVYALGRNEQALEELRSHGLSTGKVDLTDKEATLVWFSTLESVDLAILNAGTCEYVDLPQFDSSLIQRVMRSNVESMAISIEAVLPLLRKSATGHLAAVGSSAAYVPLPRAEAYGASKAAIAYMINTLRIDLHQENITVSLICPGFVKTPLTDLNDFPMPFRISVEQASNYIRNGLSKKRAEVHFPKRFTVLLKLLALLPSPLWTKIGSKMVK; this is encoded by the coding sequence ATGAAAATAGTAATTACAGGCGCTACTTCCGGCATAGGACGACAGCTCGCCATGGATTACCATGCTGAAGGTCACGAAGTCTACGCTCTTGGTAGAAACGAGCAGGCCCTTGAAGAACTTCGTTCCCACGGGCTATCCACTGGCAAGGTGGATCTCACCGATAAAGAGGCAACTCTTGTCTGGTTTTCAACCCTAGAGTCTGTCGACCTTGCTATTCTCAATGCAGGCACCTGCGAATATGTCGATCTCCCTCAGTTTGACAGTAGCCTCATCCAGAGAGTAATGCGATCCAATGTTGAATCTATGGCCATCTCCATCGAAGCTGTCTTACCCCTTCTTCGTAAGAGTGCAACGGGACACTTGGCCGCGGTGGGCAGTTCTGCCGCCTACGTGCCACTTCCACGTGCGGAAGCCTACGGTGCATCAAAGGCCGCAATAGCATATATGATCAATACCCTGCGCATAGATCTCCACCAGGAAAATATTACTGTCAGCCTTATCTGTCCAGGATTTGTCAAAACTCCGTTAACAGACCTCAACGATTTTCCCATGCCATTTCGGATATCTGTTGAGCAGGCAAGTAACTACATTAGAAACGGCCTCTCTAAAAAAAGAGCTGAAGTTCATTTCCCAAAACGATTTACCGTGCTTCTCAAACTTCTCGCGCTTCTCCCTAGTCCTCTCTGGACTAAAATTGGTAGTAAAATGGTAAAATAA
- a CDS encoding tyrosine-type recombinase/integrase — MYGCGLRILECHRLWDKDIDFAQAYIIVKQVKGGNDRAIPVPQKVKTALKQHVEKS, encoded by the coding sequence ATGTATGGTTGTGGTTTACGAATTTTAGAGTGCCACCGACTATGGGACAAGGATATCGATTTTGCCCAAGCATATATCATCGTCAAGCAGGTAAAAGGTGGCAACGATCGAGCCATCCCTGTTCCCCAAAAAGTTAAAACCGCTCTCAAGCAACACGTTGAAAAAAGCTAG
- a CDS encoding NAD(P)/FAD-dependent oxidoreductase, with product MSRQKIAIIGSGISGLTCAHKLAPHHDITVYEAADYIGGHTHTVQVEKEGEVSNIDTGFIVFNDHTYPHFIELMESVGVVAQPTEMSFSVKNDAIGLEYNGNNLNSLFAQRRNIISPRFLRMIVDIVRFNKEVVVAAKKDQDLTIGDFLAVKKYSPIFKENYLLPMISAIWSMGLESCMDFPLHFFVKFFDNHGLLNLVNRPQWRSIIGGSSSYIAPLTASFKDHIQLSTPVIRVEREDTLINIVTEEETVPFDQVVFACHGNQALSLLARPTNKETSLLTEFTASANRVILHTDTSFLPKRKLAWASWNYNMVDAAKEQTTLTYNMNILQRLTKQHTYLVTLNQDISEQHILRTFNYNHPIFTKDAIQAQEKWENISGKNRSHFCGAYWFNGFHEDGVKSGLRVAAALEKGL from the coding sequence ATGAGTCGTCAGAAAATTGCAATCATTGGCTCTGGTATCTCGGGACTTACTTGCGCCCATAAGCTTGCACCACACCATGATATAACGGTTTATGAGGCAGCCGATTATATTGGCGGCCACACCCATACCGTACAGGTAGAAAAAGAGGGAGAGGTTTCAAACATTGATACTGGATTTATCGTATTTAACGACCACACCTACCCGCACTTTATCGAACTCATGGAGAGCGTTGGCGTCGTAGCCCAGCCCACCGAAATGAGTTTTTCGGTAAAAAACGACGCCATAGGTCTTGAATATAACGGCAACAATCTCAACAGCCTCTTTGCCCAACGCAGGAATATTATCAGCCCGCGCTTCCTTAGGATGATCGTAGACATTGTTCGGTTTAATAAAGAAGTGGTAGTAGCCGCAAAAAAAGATCAGGACCTAACCATCGGTGACTTTTTGGCAGTAAAAAAATACTCCCCCATCTTTAAAGAAAACTATCTATTACCGATGATATCAGCAATCTGGTCCATGGGACTGGAAAGTTGTATGGACTTTCCCCTACATTTTTTTGTAAAGTTTTTCGACAACCATGGCCTGCTCAATTTGGTCAACAGACCACAATGGCGCTCAATCATTGGTGGTTCAAGTAGCTATATCGCACCTCTAACAGCCTCGTTTAAAGATCATATCCAGCTAAGCACACCGGTTATTCGTGTTGAACGTGAAGACACATTAATTAATATCGTTACCGAAGAGGAAACAGTGCCTTTTGACCAAGTCGTTTTCGCCTGCCATGGCAATCAGGCCCTGTCTCTTCTTGCTCGCCCCACCAACAAAGAAACCTCTCTCTTAACAGAGTTTACAGCTTCAGCAAACAGGGTGATTCTGCATACGGATACCTCTTTTCTGCCAAAGAGAAAACTTGCCTGGGCCAGCTGGAACTACAATATGGTTGATGCGGCAAAAGAGCAGACGACCCTTACCTACAATATGAATATCCTGCAGAGACTTACTAAACAACACACCTACCTTGTGACGCTCAACCAGGATATTTCTGAACAACATATACTTCGCACCTTTAACTACAACCACCCCATCTTCACCAAAGATGCAATCCAGGCTCAAGAAAAATGGGAAAATATTTCTGGAAAAAATCGTAGTCACTTCTGTGGAGCCTACTGGTTTAACGGCTTCCATGAAGACGGCGTTAAAAGTGGTCTGCGGGTGGCCGCTGCACTGGAGAAGGGATTATGA
- a CDS encoding pyridoxamine 5'-phosphate oxidase family protein, translating to MRLQEYFAGQSGVGVISTANNKGEVNSAVYAKPHVTGKNSIAFVTRDKLTRANLQENVKANYLFIEKEGDFKGIRLYLTMTEEVQDKELIASLSRRTSANEDDSIERFLIYFNVEKALALIGDEAFELE from the coding sequence ATGAGATTACAAGAATACTTTGCAGGACAATCTGGGGTTGGAGTTATTTCGACAGCAAACAATAAAGGTGAGGTAAACAGCGCTGTTTATGCCAAGCCTCATGTAACTGGTAAAAACAGTATAGCATTTGTAACACGTGATAAACTGACAAGGGCAAACCTACAAGAGAACGTCAAAGCGAACTATCTCTTTATTGAGAAAGAGGGAGATTTTAAAGGTATTCGACTCTATCTCACCATGACAGAAGAAGTACAAGATAAAGAGCTTATTGCCTCTTTATCGCGAAGAACATCTGCAAACGAAGACGATAGTATAGAAAGATTTTTAATTTATTTCAATGTTGAAAAGGCTCTTGCTCTGATTGGGGATGAGGCGTTTGAACTAGAGTAA
- a CDS encoding ferredoxin-thioredoxin reductase catalytic domain-containing protein, whose translation MTDKKIVLYSLTTCGFCQAIKKMFDDLAVGHLCIQADELTGEEKKQALRDLRKVNPKCSFPTVVIDETVVVGPKIQEIKEKIGIRTEVDELYEVLKKKNEPKGYYLNGDREKTFELIRGLLTNKKRYGYMACPCRLASGDRNNDRDIICPCLYREPDVKEFGSCYCTLYVSADWYTGKIERQEVAERRPPEHYELD comes from the coding sequence ATGACTGATAAAAAGATAGTCCTATACAGCTTGACTACTTGTGGTTTCTGTCAGGCTATTAAGAAAATGTTTGATGATCTCGCGGTAGGCCACCTTTGTATACAGGCTGATGAATTGACTGGGGAGGAAAAAAAACAAGCATTAAGAGACCTCAGGAAGGTTAACCCTAAGTGTTCATTTCCAACTGTGGTCATAGATGAAACAGTTGTCGTGGGACCTAAAATTCAGGAAATAAAAGAAAAAATAGGGATTCGTACTGAGGTAGATGAACTCTATGAGGTGCTTAAAAAGAAAAATGAGCCAAAAGGATATTATCTAAATGGAGATAGAGAGAAAACATTTGAACTTATTCGAGGCCTCTTAACCAATAAAAAGCGTTATGGCTATATGGCTTGTCCCTGTCGGCTTGCTTCTGGGGACAGGAATAATGATCGTGACATTATCTGTCCCTGTCTTTATCGAGAACCGGATGTAAAAGAATTCGGCAGTTGCTACTGCACTCTCTATGTGTCAGCTGACTGGTATACTGGGAAAATTGAAAGGCAAGAAGTTGCAGAGAGGCGGCCTCCTGAACACTATGAGTTAGACTAA
- a CDS encoding DUF2878 domain-containing protein yields MKTLINVLIYQSIWFLSILGGNSGAWFGLLLLCAHLFYSATKSADLRMIGALFVAGLLLDGTLHQVGFFSFTETGFPIPFWLLVIWLGLAITPNHSLAWLQKKPLLAMLFGTLGGPIAYWAGVRMGAAHFNWELLPSLGTLAVIWGLLWPLVMHLSVISTKRSQTRLLTHK; encoded by the coding sequence ATGAAAACATTAATCAATGTCCTTATCTACCAGTCGATCTGGTTCCTGTCTATTCTTGGCGGTAATAGCGGTGCATGGTTTGGTCTATTGTTACTATGCGCCCATCTATTTTATTCAGCAACGAAAAGTGCAGACTTGCGGATGATTGGAGCCCTGTTTGTGGCAGGGCTGTTGCTAGATGGAACTCTACATCAAGTTGGCTTTTTCTCTTTTACTGAAACAGGATTTCCAATACCTTTCTGGTTACTGGTTATCTGGTTGGGGCTAGCCATAACACCGAATCATAGCCTGGCCTGGCTACAAAAAAAGCCACTGCTTGCTATGCTCTTTGGAACTCTTGGAGGACCAATTGCTTATTGGGCAGGTGTTCGTATGGGTGCTGCCCACTTCAACTGGGAGCTACTCCCTTCGCTCGGTACACTTGCAGTTATCTGGGGTCTTCTATGGCCTCTGGTTATGCATTTAAGTGTCATATCAACAAAAAGGTCTCAAACTCGTCTACTGACACATAAATAG
- a CDS encoding nuclear transport factor 2 family protein, with protein sequence MKTFLHTYQKLNAHNLETLKNIYRDDVQFIDPAHEVNGIANLTEYFASLYKNIDSIYFSFNEPVVVENYGYVSWKMTFSHKSLAGGKPITIDGMTHLKFDEHNKVYYHRDYFDLGAMLYEHVPLLGRIITWIKKGLGK encoded by the coding sequence ATGAAAACCTTTCTTCATACGTACCAGAAATTAAACGCTCACAATCTCGAAACTCTAAAAAATATCTATAGAGATGATGTGCAGTTTATTGATCCCGCCCACGAGGTTAACGGTATTGCGAATCTCACAGAATACTTTGCATCCCTCTATAAAAACATCGACTCCATATATTTTTCATTTAACGAACCTGTCGTTGTTGAAAATTATGGCTACGTCAGTTGGAAAATGACTTTCAGCCACAAGAGCCTCGCCGGTGGTAAACCGATCACCATCGATGGAATGACCCACTTGAAATTTGATGAACATAACAAAGTATATTATCACCGGGACTACTTTGACCTTGGGGCAATGCTGTATGAGCATGTGCCACTTCTTGGCCGTATTATAACATGGATCAAAAAGGGACTTGGCAAATGA
- a CDS encoding DUF1365 domain-containing protein, with the protein MKPSLYIGTIAHSRQIPKKHHFQYPLFMWFLNLDELDQLPYLGKWFSTSKWALSRYHRPDYYGDPDIPLADAIKEKMLELTGHTVEGQVYGLMNMRTLGLYFSPVNFYYGYDSLGKLSHFMAEVSNIPWNDRHQYCHYITESDLTPENPKQFHVSPFNPLNQHYRWGLKAPTETTFVQIDVNDERGHIFTARLDLKRRPLTLKSVRHELLRKPAMTIAMVAGIYWQALKIYIKGVPYITYKKETI; encoded by the coding sequence ATGAAACCTTCACTTTATATTGGCACAATAGCCCACAGCAGGCAAATTCCCAAAAAACATCATTTCCAGTATCCGCTTTTTATGTGGTTTCTCAACCTCGATGAACTGGACCAACTACCTTATCTAGGGAAATGGTTTTCCACCTCAAAATGGGCACTCAGTCGCTATCACCGCCCGGACTACTATGGTGATCCAGACATCCCTCTCGCCGATGCTATTAAAGAGAAGATGCTGGAATTAACAGGCCATACGGTTGAAGGTCAGGTTTACGGGTTAATGAATATGCGAACTCTGGGCCTCTATTTTAGTCCGGTAAACTTCTATTACGGCTATGACAGTCTTGGGAAATTAAGCCATTTCATGGCAGAAGTATCTAATATACCTTGGAATGACCGGCATCAATATTGCCATTATATCACCGAAAGTGACTTAACTCCTGAGAACCCAAAACAATTTCATGTATCCCCTTTTAACCCGCTCAACCAACATTATCGATGGGGACTCAAAGCTCCGACTGAAACAACTTTCGTTCAAATAGATGTCAATGATGAGCGGGGCCATATTTTTACCGCCAGGCTCGACCTAAAAAGACGGCCACTCACTTTAAAATCAGTGCGCCACGAGCTACTAAGAAAACCAGCAATGACCATTGCTATGGTGGCTGGAATTTACTGGCAAGCATTGAAAATCTATATAAAAGGTGTTCCCTATATTACTTACAAAAAGGAGACGATATGA
- a CDS encoding SAM-dependent methyltransferase, with translation MNSMTNISKSQPTKADRTFATRWSRSLLMKMLSGLQFGQLIIQEGDQQWSFGDGSHPQALLTIHHPIAYQNILFGGSIGAGEAYIDKLWDVDDLTSLVRIMVLNMSLLDRMEKGLAWLLRPVNIVRHFLNANNKSGSKRNIIAHYDLGNDLYGAFLDPSMMYSSAIYPNQNASLEEAQQHKLETICQKLDLQPTDTVIEIGTGWGGFAIYAAGKYGCHVTTTTISDAQHQEAKRRIAATGLNKKITLLQSDYRDLNGQYDKLVSIEMIEAVGNRFLPEFFHKCGALLKPDGKMLIQAITIADQKYKQYVNNVDFIQRYIFPGGCVPSNNRMVQLITDKTDMVIRQIDDFGFDYARTIEEWRHRFHKAYASLHKKGYDETFKRLWDFYLCYCQGGFLERSISVVHVVATRPGNRQP, from the coding sequence ATGAATAGCATGACAAATATATCTAAGTCCCAGCCAACAAAGGCCGATAGAACTTTTGCTACCCGTTGGTCACGATCTCTCCTTATGAAAATGCTTTCTGGCCTTCAATTCGGCCAGCTTATTATCCAAGAAGGAGATCAACAATGGAGCTTTGGTGATGGGAGTCACCCCCAGGCACTTTTGACTATCCACCACCCCATTGCCTATCAAAACATTCTCTTTGGTGGCTCAATTGGGGCTGGCGAAGCATACATAGATAAACTTTGGGATGTTGATGACTTAACCTCACTGGTTAGAATAATGGTGCTCAACATGTCCCTGCTTGATCGGATGGAAAAGGGCCTTGCCTGGTTACTCAGGCCAGTTAATATTGTGAGGCATTTCCTCAATGCCAATAATAAGAGTGGCTCAAAACGGAACATTATCGCTCATTACGACCTCGGCAATGATCTGTACGGGGCTTTTCTTGATCCATCAATGATGTATTCATCGGCCATATATCCCAATCAGAATGCATCCCTCGAAGAGGCCCAACAACATAAGCTTGAAACTATATGCCAGAAGCTCGATCTGCAACCGACAGACACCGTTATTGAAATCGGAACAGGCTGGGGAGGATTTGCAATATATGCTGCCGGAAAATACGGTTGCCATGTGACAACAACAACCATTTCCGACGCCCAACACCAAGAAGCAAAAAGGAGAATAGCTGCTACCGGACTCAACAAGAAGATAACCCTATTACAAAGTGATTATAGAGATCTGAACGGACAATATGACAAGCTCGTCAGTATCGAAATGATAGAGGCGGTGGGAAATCGATTTCTTCCAGAATTTTTTCACAAATGCGGTGCACTCCTCAAACCTGATGGAAAAATGTTAATTCAAGCCATCACCATTGCCGACCAGAAATACAAACAGTATGTCAACAACGTCGACTTTATCCAGCGATATATTTTCCCAGGTGGTTGTGTCCCTTCAAACAACAGAATGGTACAGTTGATTACGGACAAAACTGACATGGTTATTCGCCAGATTGATGATTTTGGTTTTGACTATGCCAGAACAATAGAAGAATGGCGCCACCGTTTCCACAAGGCATACGCTAGTCTACACAAGAAAGGATATGATGAGACATTCAAAAGGTTATGGGATTTCTACCTCTGTTACTGCCAAGGTGGTTTTCTGGAGCGATCCATAAGTGTTGTCCACGTTGTTGCAACCCGACCTGGCAATCGACAGCCATAG
- a CDS encoding lipocalin family protein gives MSKWLLGVLSLLLSGCGGYPQNVSPIQQFDLNRYLGKWYEVARLDHSFERGLEQVSAEYTSLGNGQVKVVNRGFSNTKNEWKEAVGKAFLAGEINEGYLKVSFFGPFYSSYVVFGLDEENYQYAYVSGFNHNYLWLLSRTPKVEKEIISHFVETAKEKGFDTEALIYVKQK, from the coding sequence ATGTCTAAATGGTTGCTTGGTGTCTTGTCGCTATTGCTTAGTGGTTGTGGCGGATATCCACAAAATGTATCACCTATACAGCAGTTCGACTTGAATAGATATCTCGGGAAGTGGTACGAAGTTGCCCGCTTAGATCATTCTTTTGAACGAGGTCTTGAGCAGGTTAGTGCTGAATACACCTCTCTTGGCAATGGTCAGGTAAAGGTTGTTAATCGTGGTTTTTCAAATACAAAGAATGAATGGAAAGAAGCGGTCGGAAAGGCCTTTTTAGCTGGGGAAATTAATGAGGGATACCTCAAGGTCTCTTTTTTTGGACCTTTTTACAGCTCGTATGTGGTTTTCGGTCTTGATGAGGAAAATTATCAATATGCCTATGTCTCCGGATTTAATCACAACTATCTTTGGCTACTTTCGCGCACCCCTAAGGTTGAAAAAGAAATTATAAGCCACTTTGTTGAAACTGCAAAAGAGAAAGGTTTTGATACGGAGGCACTCATTTATGTGAAACAGAAATAA